The window GGATATCAATACCACTAGCCAAGTCATCTATCTTTAGAAACGCATCTTGTACACTCTCGTAATTGCTTACATCCGCGACGATACCATGTTTAATATCCGGATATTCACTCAATACTCTATCTAATGATTCTTTATTGTTATCAATTATAGTGACAATTGCATTTTCATCTGCAAATCGAAGAGCCGTAGCAAGCCCAATGCCACTAGCACCTCCAGTTATAACAACACGTTTTTCACTTAGACTATCTTGATAGTTACTCATTTTTGAATCCATCCCTCCACTTTCAACCTATTGATTGTTTAAAGGTCTCATTTGTTTAAAGTTTCTACATATCTATCCTCCTTACTAATTCAAGAAGCAAATTATTAACATCCCTGAATTTTCCATACTCTACTTATACTTATTAATCTTGCAATTTCCATGCCAACTATAGTAAATGGACTACAAATTGGATAAAGACTAGGAAAATGTGTAAACATGAAAAAAGATATTAATTAATTGCATATGACACTTTTGACAAATGACATAACATATTTGTCACAATAATCATTTTTAAATTGACTATTCAGAATCTTATAAATATAATTTTGATAGAAGATGAATAAGTTAAATGAGAGGTGATTGAATGATTTTATTAAGTTCTATTTCGAAAGTAATTCAAGCTTTTTCAGGACTTTTGCAAGTCGATATTGCCTGTTTTGATAAAAATGGACGTATAATAGCCGCAACCGAGGATTATATAACACTTAAGGGTATGAAGGTCCATGTTCCTTTTTTTGATAAAATATATGGAAATCACATTACTCTACTTCACCAACCTGGAGATATGAATATGTGTGAGGGTTGTCATTTTTTTAATAAATGTCCATCAAAAGCGGAACTCATTCAAGATATGATGTTTAATGGGGAAAAGTTTGGATATCTTTCTTTTGTTAGTCTATCCAGTCATAATAAAAGTGTTTTAATTGAACAAAAAGATTTCTACACAGAGTGGTTAACCCGTTTAAAAGATATTATCATTTCAATTTTAAGGGATTCAAATGAATTCAAAAGTAATCTTTCACCTGTTTATTCTTCCGGAAACTACATTTTCGGAGATAGTAATGCGTTTAAATATATTACTAAATTGGTCAAAAAAATGCGTAATAGTACATCAACAGTTCTTATTACCGGAGAGACGGGGACTGGCAAAAGTATGCTCGCAAAATACATTCATGAAAATAGCACAGTGAGTGATGGTCCACTAGTAGAAATTAACTGCGCAAGTATTCCTGAGAGTTTATTTGAAAGTGAATTATTTGGATATGAAAGTGGTGCGTTTACTAACGCTAGGAAGGGTGGAAAAAAAGGTTATTTTGAATCCGCAGATAACGGCACGTTATTCTTAGATGAAATTGCGGAGATTCCAATTCACTTGCAATCGAAGCTATTAAAGGTTTTACAAGATGGGATAATCCAACGGGTTGGCGGAACTAGTGTTAAAAAGGTAAATGCTAGAATAATAGCTGCTACAAACCAACCACTGGAAAAATCTATACAAGAAAAGAAGTTCCGGTCAGACCTATTTTATCGTTTAAATGTAATCCCTATTAATATCCCCCCTTTAAGAGAAAGGCTACTTGATTTACCTTTACTTGTAGAAGAAATGATGGAAAACTTAAAACATCGATCTGGTAAGTATTTCAACTCTTATACAAGTGGATTTATGGAAGCCCTTTCTTCTTATCACTGGTCAGGTAATTTGAGAGAACTTGAAAACGTTATTGAATATAGTATGAATTTTGAAAATGACAGTACTTTAACTGAAGCGTCTCTTCCCCCTTACTTATCAGACAATTACAATTTAAATCTGAGTTTATGCAAGAACATAGAATTAGTAGGAATGGAGAGAGAAATTATCATTCAAAAACTCAATCTCTACGGGAACAGTTACAATGGCAAACAAATGGTAGCTAAAGACTTAGGAATTAGTGTTAGAACGCTTTATCGAAAGTTGGATAAGCTAAAAATAGAGTCTTGAATCAATTACAAATTTATGTAATTACGCCTAATTTTGAATTATTCTTTCCTTAGTCTTCGAGATGTAGGCTTTGCAACTGTAGTAAAAAAATATGAATGATATAATCTTTTTAGTCTGGATGGTAACGTTATTGAACCATTTGGAGGACGTTTATTTAAAGGGTTTTCTTTAGGTAAAAATTAAATTTATAGATTTTGCGGTTGTTCTAAGAACTAAAAGAAAATTATTAAGAGCTTGGAATTTCCAAGCTCTTTTTGAATCACATGCAACATTTCGTGTTCTTGGTAAGAGCATGAAATGTCCCATCATGGAACTATATACGTTTAGTACAGCTAGTGTTTTGAGCGAAAAAAATTTAATCAAGATCTTACCGAGATGCTGCAAAAGTATGAACAACATCTTGAAAATCCAATTTTGCGGGATAAACCTCCTGCTAATCTCCTAGAAAATGTAATAAAGGGTAGCATAGGATTTAAGATTAAGGTGAAAGAAATCTATTATAGGGTTCCTTCATTATTTACCTCAACTTCAGCGAAGTAAAACCAGACTCCACTTCCGTGTCAAAAAATTTTACTTAAACCAAAAAGCCACGATTACCGAATCATCTTCGGTAATCGTAGCTTTTAGATCTTCATAAATCGCATTCAAAATTGTGTTTGGTCCCTGAGATAGAAACAAACATAAAAATCACAACATTAACGTTTGTTTGAATTAACATGAATGTTTCTGACACAAGGACATAGTTTTAAAAAGTTACAGTTTCTCCAAGAATACTAACTACTCTTGCTAAATTAACGCAAAAAAGAGGACCCTCTAACATATCACTGAGTAATCCTCTTCAAACATATATTATTTACTTTCATAAAATTCTTCTGGAATTCCTTGAATTAATGGTGATGCTTCACCAGAATAGAAAATACGTAAATCGTGGAGAGACCTCGTGCAGCCTACATATAATAATTTGGCATCATACTTTGAATCTTTATAGTGACTTGCGTCCACATCGATAAGTAGCACTGCATCAAATTCCAAACCTTTAGCTAAATACACCGGTACCACTGATATACCACCTGCATATTTACTTTGATTTGCTTCAATGACATTCGCATTAATCCCTGCAGTTAGTAACTTTTCATGTATCGAACGGCATTCAGCATCTGTTCTACCTATAATCGCAATCGTCTTGAGATTTCCTTTTCGTAAATCTTGTAATACTTTAACGATTTCGGTAATTTGATCATCCGTAGCAATCACTTTCACTTTTTCACCACTACGAAAAACTGGTGTTGCAAGACCTACTGGAACTTCAGCATGCTTAATGACCTCATTTGCAAATTCGATAATTTCCTTTGTAGAACGATAGCTTCTCGTCAGTTCATAATAACCCGTTTGTTGAAACAATTCTTTAAAGTCATTCCAGTCCTCAATACCTTGATAATTATAAATTGCCTGAGATAAATCGCCCAAAATGGTAAAAGAATTTCCCAGTGTAATCTCTTTTAAAACATAAATTTGAAATGGTGAAAAGTCTTGTGCTTCATCGATGACAACATGATGAAATTTTTGCTTGCCTTCTATTCCCGTTAATTGATGATGAATATATAGGAGTGGCGCTAAATCTTCTACATTTACTTCTTTCTTTTGGCAATTCTTTTCTGTTTCTCGTACAAGCGCTTCTGGCAATAGTTCTACTATTTCTTTTCGTTTCATCAAAGATTTATAAAATGATAAAGCGCTTATTTTCGGCCAAAACTTCATATATGCATTTAATCTTATATTAGCCTCTTTTTTCAATAGCTTTTTCTCATTGGTTCCTTCGATCTTTTTAAGTTCTATTTCTATCCAACGCTTGATTCGTGCAACTAATCGTTCCCTGCGCTTTGTTAATGGATAATGCTTATATTCAACCAATAACCACTTCTTAATTTCATCTACTGTTATCACAGCTTGATCCCATAGTTCTAAATTAGTTGTTGGTACTAGATTTTCTTCAAATTGAATGAGACTTCTTTCAATAAATGACTTAAACTTGATTGACCCTTTTAATTTACCCTGCATAACTTTATTATTGTCACGATTAATTGAAAAAGCTTCTTTCAACTTTTCTTCTGGTTGTTTTAATTTCACCGCATTATCTAAGAGACGTAACGCCCACTCTGGAAAAGTAGTTTGTTTAATATTACCTACTCCCAGTTCAGGAAGTACACCAGAAATATAGTCTAAAAACAAACTGTTTGGAGCGAAAATGATCATTCTATCTGCTTGTAGCTGTTCACGATATTCATAAATTAAAAAAGCAAGGCGATGTAAAGCGACAGTTGTTTTCCCACTCCCTGCAACCCCTTGGATCAATAATGGCATATTTTTCACAGCTCGGATAATTTCATTTTGCTCAGATTGTATCGTTGAAACGATATCTTTTAATTTATTATCTTTATTTTCACCTAATCGGTATAAGAGAAATTCGTCTGTCAGGGATACATCTTCACTTCCCTTTACATACGTATCAACCACACGCTCTAGTTCTCTTTTACGAATGGCTATGTTTCTTTTTAAATAGACTTCTCCTTCTACCAATCCATCAGGCGATTGATAAAAAGCCAGTTCTTCTCCACCATTGAAGGAATAAAACATACTCGCAACTGGTGCACGCCAATCAATAACTATTGGTTTCTTCGCTTCCTCATCAGATACACCGACTTTCCCAATATATAAAGAATTTGGCTCTAAATGGCCATCCTCCCTAAAATCTAACCGACCAAAGTATGGCTCTTGTACACCAATTCGTAAGTTTTGCCGATTTAACTCCCTCATACTTTCAAGTACTTGCTCGGTATAGTTATCTCCATGATAGACCGGAATACTTTCTAGCTTGTGTATTCGGTCATCCAGTGTAGATAAAACCTCTTGCAATCTCTTAAATTCCTCTTCATATATAGTGCTCATTATGATACTCCCCCCAACTTTCTAAAATTTCAGTCGAGTTACAATTGTATAAAATATGTATGTACAAAGTCAATTGTTCTCTGCGTTAGAAACAAACGTGGAAATCACAACATTCACGTTTGTTTGAATTAACATGAATGTTTCTGACACAGGGAAGGTATTTAATTGTTAGACTACGCTTGATAAAATTTACATTGCGGGGCAAGTGCTGCTAGTTGAGGTTTAGTGAGATTTAGACTTCAGCTGGTGGTATGAAACACAAACATGCTTAATAGCCACCTTTAAAAACACTAATTCAGAAGTCTATTATGTGCACTTAATACTAATTCATTAAAAAAATCAAACGCCTCATTCTCACTACCAGTTTCTTTAATTATATAGTGGCCTCCACGTTCTTTTGTTTTATAAACTTTCCACATACCTTGATCAAATGCACATCCAATTACAAGAGGAGCATTTGATATCTTATCCAGTATCATAATGTATTCACCTAATTTTAGTTTTTCAGATTCAAATTTATTTAGAAACTCTTGCTTTGTCACGTTATTACCCCCTAGTATTTCGGAATGGTTCCGATCATTTCTAACATTTCAGCATTTAATGGTGTTACAATTTGCTCTGCTCCCCCATCCATTAATCTTTCTCCTGAAGAAATTTTCTTCCATGGAGCAGCAGTACCTTTCAGTCCATATGTGGCATTTGTATTTCAATCACTTTTTTACATTATCTCGAAAATCATTGTAATGTGCCTGAAAATCCGTAAAATCCACATTAGAAATTGGATTCTTTCCATTAGCCACTACAATTTTATTCAACTCTTCAATACTTCCACTTTTTATGGCATCAATAGCATTAAAATAGGATTCATTATCAAAAGTTCCTTCATGCCTTGCAGTTGGGTTTTCTAAGTAAGGGATCGCACGTTGATTATATGTGCGTGGAATACCATTATCAGGTATAACAGTGAAATTTTCTCCACCCTTTCCACCGACTCTATCCCTTTAAATGGATCTATTTTAGTATAGCATTTACATATAATTTGCAATATGTAGGAAAAAACTATGAAATTGTGTTGTATAATGTATATAACTTTAATACTAAAGAGGTGCAATATGTCTGATAAGAGATTTGAACTACATTTTGTAAGAACAGTAAATGAAGTATTTGACCCCTGGGAACTTTCAAATTTTATAAATGACTTTGGTAATGAATATTATAAATTTGACCTTTTAAGAAATATAGCTTTAGAATTAGAGAAAGGTGAACTTCCAGAAAATATTTTAATTTTAAACAATTCTATAAAGAGAAAATATATTAATTATGAATACATTGACTTAAAAAATTCTTCTATGTTTAATAGTTTTCAAAGCATAGGTTATCCTATAAGTCTGTATCCTAATAAAGAAATTCTAAAAATGTCCCTTGTTATTAGGCTTTATAAGAGATTAAACAAAATACTTAACAAAAACATCTCAAGTAATATATTAACGTCTGAATATCAAAAATTACATAATGGGTCACTTTCTTCGACACTAAATAATTTATATGAAGCAGCCTTAGAAAAATTACCTAAAAATGCTAGTATAACAATTAAAAATAATATAATTAATATAAAAAATGAAATTGAGAAAGAATATACTAATTATCTATCACACGAAGAAGAGATAAATAAACTCATTCAACAATTAAAAAATAATGAAGCAATAGATACTACTAATCTATTAGATCAATATTTTAATTATTTTTTCGAATTATTCTCAAAAACCAGCAAACCTCTAGTTGGTATATATTTAGAGGAAGAAAAGAAAATCAAAATTATCTGTTCAAAACACCTTAGAAAACGAAAAGAAACATTGCCAGAGTTAGACTTTAAGAGATTTGGACACAATAGCCCTCCCTTTTTTGATATTCTTACTGGTGCAGCACAAATAGGAAAAACCATATATGATTCAAAAAAAGAACAAGAACTAAGAGATGAACAAATTAAAACTGAAAAACTTAATCAAATATATGTGAATACAAAAGTTGCTACAGAGATTGTTAAGAAAGAAACTATCTTAGTAAGAAAACAAATTCTTGAAGAGCAACTTATTCAATTAAAAGAAAAAAGATCTTCTGAAAGTAATAACATTAATACAATAGAAGATGAAATTGCAGAAATACGAAATACCCACGTTAAACTCAATGTAATGGAATTATATAACAACCAAACTCTAAACATGAATTTATTACTTAAAAGAAATAAACTAAATTTAAAAGATATAAATTCTAAAATAGACAAAAAGGCATAAATAATATACTGAAGTGTGTATTAGAATATCTCCACCGGTTTTTTGCCTAATGTAACGAAAAATCGTTTAAATTCGCCCTTTCTATTTTCCATAGAAAATTATTAATTCCTTACTTATCTACAAAATCTTTTGAAAGAACTGGCATTAGTCCAGTTTATCTAATTACTATTTATTACTAAAACAATTCGTTTGATGAGTATTCTCCCATTATTTTGTACCGTTGCGTTAAGCAATATAATAAAAGCAAAATTAGTGGTAAAGGATAGATATTCAAAAAGCGTTCATTATACCAAATAAAAAGTCGCTCAACCCCTGATTTTTCGAGAGGGAGCGACTTTTTTATATGGAGACGGCGGGAGTAGAACCCGACTTTTTCATTAACGGCTCAAAACTAGTGTCCACACAGCTTTTTTGTACATTATAAAGTTTACTAACATCGGTTTTAGCATCGGTTTAATAAAAAAGCCTATTCGGAGGCAAGGACCTAAAAAGATCAATATTATTCATCTGTATTATTTGTTTTAGAGGTACTCATTGCCTCACTAACTTATCAATTATGTTTTTATTGATACTAAACTCTTCAATAACTTCTTCTTTTGATTTAACATTTTCATGACATAGCCACCAAGTAGTATAGATGCAAAGCACTGCGCATTAAAAGCTTGTTGCATAAACCACTGCCAACAATTTTCCGATTCATCATAGTGATAATCTGACTTCCGGACTTCAAATTCAGCTTCAACAGCAACATCAAATTTTATTTTCATGTCCTGTAAGTCATTAACAGACACAAACTTTACTTCTATATCTGACAATTCTATGCCGCCAATGTTTCGAACTCTATATAGCCGTAAACCTAAGTCATTGTAGTTATCTGCGGTGTAATCTTGTATGGCGGCAAACATCTCATTATAAAATCTATCTGCCACATAATCCTTAAATGAACGA is drawn from Psychrobacillus sp. INOP01 and contains these coding sequences:
- a CDS encoding sigma-54-dependent Fis family transcriptional regulator, giving the protein MILLSSISKVIQAFSGLLQVDIACFDKNGRIIAATEDYITLKGMKVHVPFFDKIYGNHITLLHQPGDMNMCEGCHFFNKCPSKAELIQDMMFNGEKFGYLSFVSLSSHNKSVLIEQKDFYTEWLTRLKDIIISILRDSNEFKSNLSPVYSSGNYIFGDSNAFKYITKLVKKMRNSTSTVLITGETGTGKSMLAKYIHENSTVSDGPLVEINCASIPESLFESELFGYESGAFTNARKGGKKGYFESADNGTLFLDEIAEIPIHLQSKLLKVLQDGIIQRVGGTSVKKVNARIIAATNQPLEKSIQEKKFRSDLFYRLNVIPINIPPLRERLLDLPLLVEEMMENLKHRSGKYFNSYTSGFMEALSSYHWSGNLRELENVIEYSMNFENDSTLTEASLPPYLSDNYNLNLSLCKNIELVGMEREIIIQKLNLYGNSYNGKQMVAKDLGISVRTLYRKLDKLKIES
- a CDS encoding UvrD-helicase domain-containing protein is translated as MSTIYEEEFKRLQEVLSTLDDRIHKLESIPVYHGDNYTEQVLESMRELNRQNLRIGVQEPYFGRLDFREDGHLEPNSLYIGKVGVSDEEAKKPIVIDWRAPVASMFYSFNGGEELAFYQSPDGLVEGEVYLKRNIAIRKRELERVVDTYVKGSEDVSLTDEFLLYRLGENKDNKLKDIVSTIQSEQNEIIRAVKNMPLLIQGVAGSGKTTVALHRLAFLIYEYREQLQADRMIIFAPNSLFLDYISGVLPELGVGNIKQTTFPEWALRLLDNAVKLKQPEEKLKEAFSINRDNNKVMQGKLKGSIKFKSFIERSLIQFEENLVPTTNLELWDQAVITVDEIKKWLLVEYKHYPLTKRRERLVARIKRWIEIELKKIEGTNEKKLLKKEANIRLNAYMKFWPKISALSFYKSLMKRKEIVELLPEALVRETEKNCQKKEVNVEDLAPLLYIHHQLTGIEGKQKFHHVVIDEAQDFSPFQIYVLKEITLGNSFTILGDLSQAIYNYQGIEDWNDFKELFQQTGYYELTRSYRSTKEIIEFANEVIKHAEVPVGLATPVFRSGEKVKVIATDDQITEIVKVLQDLRKGNLKTIAIIGRTDAECRSIHEKLLTAGINANVIEANQSKYAGGISVVPVYLAKGLEFDAVLLIDVDASHYKDSKYDAKLLYVGCTRSLHDLRIFYSGEASPLIQGIPEEFYESK